From the genome of Miscanthus floridulus cultivar M001 chromosome 10, ASM1932011v1, whole genome shotgun sequence, one region includes:
- the LOC136485590 gene encoding uncharacterized protein isoform X1: MRGEFNGLQRIENWRGIYRKWSIETGKVSTERGLNQETILARPEDTRWGSHHVTLVRLSQMWDSVIKVLQIVHEDGRVPNQAAGLIQKMECFEFVFIMVLMLKVLGITNELSRALQTKGLNIVNALELIHDVKAQFNTMRESGWDNLFDEARQFCDLNGIPIPNMAEEIPVRGCSRRDGFTITNLHHYRVGIFYVVLDKICAEMNHRFTEPTMELLMCFSCLDPTNSLSSFDVNSCARLAEIYAEDFSNHDRGVIRGQLETYILHVRRHAAFANCKYIESLSQKMVETEKHLFFPLVYKLIELALLVPVSAATVERAFSCMKTIKSKSRNRIADDWFNNFMICYIERELFNSLDETTIIRRFQNLKSRKMQLPRNHAHGRGHP; this comes from the exons ATGAGAGGTGAATTTAATGGACTGCAGCGTATTGAAAACTGGCGAGGTATCTACAGAAAATGGAGTATTGAAACTGGCAAGGTATCTACAGAAAGAGGCTTGAATCAAGAAACTATCCTTGCTAGGCCTGAGGATACTAGATGGGGTTCACATCATGTTACTTTGGTTCGCTTGTCCCAAATGTGGGACTCAGTGATAAAGGTTCTTCAAATAGTTCATGAAGATGGACGAGTGCCAAATCAAGCAGCTGGCTTGATACAGAAAATGGAGTGCTTTGAATTTGTTTTTATTATGGTGCTTATGTTAAAGGTTCTTGGCATCACAAATGAGCTCTCACgtgccttacaaacaaaaggtcTCAATATTGTTAATGCTCTTGAG CTTATCCATGATGTCAAAGCTCAGTTTAACACCATGAGAGAGAGTGGCTGGGATAACTTATTTGATGAGGCAAGACAATTTTGTGATTTGAATGGTATTCCTATTCCAAATATGGCTGAGGAAATACCAGTGAGAGGTTGTTCAAGGCGTGATGGATTTACTATTACTAATCTTCATCATTATCGTGTTGGGATTTTCTATGTTGTTCTTGATAAAATATGTGCTGAGATGAATCATCGGTTCACTGAACCGACGATGGAGCTATTGATGTGCTTTTCTTGTCTTGATCCAACGAACTCTCTCTCTAGTTTTGATGTCAACAGTTGTGCTCGGCTTGCTGAAATTTATGCTGAGGATTTCTCAAATCATGATCGTGGAGTCATAAGGGGACAATTGGAGACATATATTCTTCATGTAAGGAGGCATGCTGCCTTTGCTAATTGCAAATATATTGAAAGTTTGTCCCAGAAAATGGTTGAAACTGAAAAACATTTGTTTTTTCCATTGGTCTACAAGCTCATTGAATTGGCCTTGTTGGTGCCGGTGTCAGCAGCAACTGTTGAAAGGGCTTTCTCATGTATGAAGACTATCAAGTCTAAATCCCGCAATAGGATTGCTGATGATTGGTTCAACAACTTCATGATCTGCTATATTGAGCGAGAACTATTCAATTCACTTGATGAAACTACTATTATTCGGCGGTTTCAAAACTTGAAGAGTCGCAAGATGCAGCTGCCTCGTAACCATGCTCATGGCCGTGGGCATCCGTAG
- the LOC136485590 gene encoding uncharacterized protein isoform X2: MGDRGGAITPWRGGRSDALCAELNPDRIPATASSESNYGWRLAVAGGRWSESGEADAGGSNEPETHPNIEEPHEAPGHPEPEPTMDNFTSNLRELIDFLKDNEEVRNAYDRGGLNCKMTNPDIQKDLARCCAEEITEAIMEEIGNRPFSVLIDESRDISVKKQMTVILRYVNSKGIVVERFLALVHVKETTTDALKEALLAVLDRNKLSVSRIWARI, encoded by the exons ATGGGAGACCGAGGAGGCGCCATTACTCCATGGCGGGGAGGCCGAAGCGACGCTCTATGCGCCGAACTCAACCCCGATCGGATCCCAG CTACTGCTTCTAGTGAGAGCAACTATGGCTGGCGCCTggcggtggccggtggccggTGGTCGGAGTCCGGCGAGGCTGATGCTGGTGGAAGTAATGAACCTGAAACACATCCAAATATAGAAGAGCCACATGAAGCTCCAGGTCATCCGGAACCAGAACCAACCATGGACAATTTCACCA GCAATCTTCGAGAGTTGATTGATTTTCTaaaagacaatgaagaagttaGGAATGCCTATGATCGAGGTGGCTTAAATTGTAAGATGACTAACCCAGATATCCAAAAGGATCTTGCAAGGTGTTGTGCAGAAGAAATAACTGAAGCAATTATGGAAGAGATTGGTAATAGGCCATTTTCTGTTCTCATTGACGAATCACGTGATATATCAGTAAAAAAACAAATGACTGTTATTTTAAG GTATGTGAATTCTAAAGGGATTGTTGTTGAAAGATTTCTTGCTCTTGTACATGTCAAAGAGACTACAACCGATGCATTGAAGGAAGCATTGCTTGCTGTCCTTGATAGGAACAAGCTATCAGTTTCTCGGATATGGGCAAGGATATAA
- the LOC136485589 gene encoding glutaredoxin-C10-like, which translates to MAMDHVARMASERAVVVFTASNCSMGDVVTSLLSSLGVNAAVHDLDRDPRGMEIERELARRLGAGRGTAAGTPTVPAVFVGGDLVGGTNRVMALHLSGELVPMLRNAGALWL; encoded by the coding sequence ATGGCAATGGACCACGTGGCGAGGATGGCGTCGGAGCGCGCGGTGGTGGTGTTCACGGCGAGCAACTGCAGCATGGGCGACGTCGTGACGTCGCTGCTGAGCAGCCTGGGCGTGAACGCGGCGGTGCACGATCTGGACAGGGACCCCCGAGGCATGGAGATAGAGCGGGAGCTGGCCAGGAGGCTCGGCGCCGGGCGCGGCACCGCCGCCGGCACCCCCACCGTGCCGGCGGTGTTCGTGGGCGGCGACCTCGTCGGCGGGACCAACAGGGTCATGGCGCTGCACCTCTCCGGCGAGCTCGTGCCCATGCTCAGGAACGCCGGCGCGCTCTGGTTGTAG
- the LOC136485586 gene encoding glutaredoxin-C10-like, with the protein MAMDHVARLASERAVVVFTSSNCSMGDVVTSLLSSLGVNAAVHDLDRDPRGMEMERELARRLGAGAGAGRGTAAGTPTVPAVFVGGDLVGGTNRVMALHLSGELVPMLRNAGALWL; encoded by the coding sequence ATGGCAATGGACCACGTGGCGAGGCTGGCGTCGGAGCGCGCGGTGGTGGTGTTCACGTCGAGCAACTGCAGCATGGGCGACGTCGTGACGTCGCTGCTGAGCAGCCTGGGCGTGAACGCGGCGGTGCACGATCTGGACAGGGACCCCCGAGgcatggagatggagcgggagctGGCCAGGAGgctcggcgccggcgccggcgcagggCGCGGCACCGCCGCCGGCACCCCTACCGTGCCGGCGGTGTTCGTGGGCGGCGACCTCGTCGGCGGGACCAACAGGGTCATGGCGCTGCACCTCTCCGGCGAGCTCGTGCCCATGCTCAGGAACGCCGGCGCGCTCTGGTTGTAG
- the LOC136485590 gene encoding uncharacterized protein isoform X3, whose protein sequence is MAGRPKRRSMRRTQPRSDPSESNYGWRLAVAGGRWSESGEADAGGSNEPETHPNIEEPHEAPGHPEPEPTMDNFTSNLRELIDFLKDNEEVRNAYDRGGLNCKMTNPDIQKDLARCCAEEITEAIMEEIGNRPFSVLIDESRDISVKKQMTVILRYVNSKGIVVERFLALVHVKETTTDALKEALLAVLDRNKLSVSRIWARI, encoded by the exons ATGGCGGGGAGGCCGAAGCGACGCTCTATGCGCCGAACTCAACCCCGATCGGATCCCAG TGAGAGCAACTATGGCTGGCGCCTggcggtggccggtggccggTGGTCGGAGTCCGGCGAGGCTGATGCTGGTGGAAGTAATGAACCTGAAACACATCCAAATATAGAAGAGCCACATGAAGCTCCAGGTCATCCGGAACCAGAACCAACCATGGACAATTTCACCA GCAATCTTCGAGAGTTGATTGATTTTCTaaaagacaatgaagaagttaGGAATGCCTATGATCGAGGTGGCTTAAATTGTAAGATGACTAACCCAGATATCCAAAAGGATCTTGCAAGGTGTTGTGCAGAAGAAATAACTGAAGCAATTATGGAAGAGATTGGTAATAGGCCATTTTCTGTTCTCATTGACGAATCACGTGATATATCAGTAAAAAAACAAATGACTGTTATTTTAAG GTATGTGAATTCTAAAGGGATTGTTGTTGAAAGATTTCTTGCTCTTGTACATGTCAAAGAGACTACAACCGATGCATTGAAGGAAGCATTGCTTGCTGTCCTTGATAGGAACAAGCTATCAGTTTCTCGGATATGGGCAAGGATATAA